The Mucilaginibacter mallensis genome has a segment encoding these proteins:
- a CDS encoding SusC/RagA family TonB-linked outer membrane protein, producing MKQTLRLLFSLVILWLCCTVPQLAAAQDRTLKGTVKDAQGNPVIGASILIKGTNEGVSTAVDGSFTLKVNGTDAVLQVSSAGYDKKLVAVKGASNIAIVLDQSKNELKEVVVVGYGTQKKSEVTGAISSIKNKEFKDQPVSNLAASIEGKLSGVNVTQPSGTPGAGLLVSIRGAQNPLYVIDGVPMESESNSSLGTAYNLTGQSTGSGQNISSISDINPDDIESIEILKDASKAIYGSRAANGVVLVTTKRGKAGETVLDFNMSYGVQSVAKEIPFLNSQQFYDLTEKAISEDIWVYHNDIATNNPNPHFSLSDMISAGIVDANGNAIANPAAPYYNLASGINTNWENAIFRNAPVVDYELSARGGTDKTKFFIGGSYYDQDGIIINNYYKRYNLRANIDDQATKNLTFGMNMSASYSDDKRSFNDNTYTGIVTNALGASPLMPVYSSPGVYADFTQYQAYWLSDNPVKSANEINAHTYTDRFISSLFAEYKIAKGFKFKTTWSIDYNDVNDNQFFSALTVDAQAVDGKLLLGESRTLTWLNENLLTYQNSFGKNNITLLAGYSQQQSKIQLSQSGGEGFPQTGDVQNINNAATPLVFIVPYPLVYDALRSFISRANYDYAGKYLFSFIMRADGSSKFAPGHQWGYFPSASAGWNLSDENFLQDNKVVNSLKLRVSYGLSGDQDNVPSYQDYAYWGAAKYNGDAGFVPYNILGPQPVTWQTNKTFNIGTDFDLFNHFINGSIEYFVSDETKLLNQQQIPGTTGFQWAYANSGKIQDQGLEIQLNTNNIKTTDFTWTSSFNISFLKNTIKSLAVDNQYISAYNDQSPTNILKVGQPVGTFLGVRFAGVNPANGDALYYAADGTKERADQVNFTRDATVIGNARPKFFGGFNNSFKYKKFDMLITTQFSYGNKVFNLIRTTYESLGWSSASTPSGAYLGGVYANNDTRVLNAWSHPGQITDIPRPSFLTQNYFPNSSEFLEDGSFLKIRTVNIGYTFSKPKYFSSIRIYAQAQNLLTVTKYIGFDPEVSSTGGGNAETAGIDYAAYPPARTFSLGVDVKF from the coding sequence ATGAAGCAAACTTTACGTTTATTATTTAGTCTTGTAATCCTCTGGCTTTGTTGCACGGTGCCGCAGCTAGCCGCCGCACAGGATCGAACCTTAAAAGGAACTGTTAAAGATGCGCAGGGCAATCCTGTAATAGGAGCATCCATACTTATAAAAGGCACTAATGAGGGGGTAAGCACCGCTGTTGACGGCAGCTTTACACTCAAAGTGAATGGTACTGATGCTGTACTGCAGGTATCATCAGCCGGGTATGATAAAAAGCTGGTTGCAGTTAAAGGAGCAAGCAATATTGCCATAGTGCTCGACCAATCAAAGAACGAACTTAAGGAGGTGGTAGTAGTTGGTTATGGTACCCAAAAGAAAAGTGAGGTTACAGGTGCCATATCATCAATTAAAAATAAGGAATTTAAAGACCAGCCGGTATCAAATCTGGCAGCCAGTATTGAAGGTAAGCTATCAGGCGTAAACGTAACGCAGCCATCAGGCACACCAGGTGCAGGCTTACTGGTAAGCATCCGCGGAGCGCAAAACCCATTATATGTTATTGATGGTGTACCCATGGAAAGTGAAAGCAATTCATCATTAGGTACTGCTTATAACCTTACAGGGCAGTCAACAGGCAGCGGTCAAAATATAAGTTCAATTTCGGATATCAACCCCGATGATATTGAATCAATAGAGATATTAAAGGACGCTTCAAAGGCTATATATGGCTCGCGGGCAGCTAATGGCGTAGTATTGGTTACTACCAAACGTGGCAAGGCAGGAGAGACTGTACTTGATTTTAATATGAGTTATGGGGTACAGTCGGTTGCAAAGGAAATTCCATTTTTAAATTCACAACAGTTTTACGATCTGACAGAAAAGGCAATTTCAGAGGATATCTGGGTTTACCATAATGATATTGCCACAAATAATCCCAATCCTCATTTTTCTTTATCGGATATGATAAGCGCAGGTATTGTTGATGCTAATGGCAATGCTATAGCTAACCCTGCCGCTCCATATTATAATTTGGCCAGCGGTATAAACACCAACTGGGAGAATGCAATATTTCGTAACGCGCCCGTTGTTGATTATGAGTTATCAGCTCGCGGTGGTACAGATAAAACCAAATTCTTTATCGGTGGCAGTTATTATGATCAGGATGGTATCATTATCAACAACTATTACAAACGCTATAACCTGCGCGCTAATATTGATGACCAGGCCACCAAGAATTTAACATTTGGAATGAATATGAGTGCATCCTATTCGGACGATAAACGTAGCTTTAATGATAATACCTATACTGGTATAGTAACCAATGCGCTGGGAGCATCGCCATTAATGCCGGTTTATTCATCGCCGGGTGTATATGCCGATTTCACCCAATACCAGGCCTATTGGTTATCTGACAACCCGGTTAAATCAGCCAATGAGATCAATGCACATACTTATACCGACAGGTTCATTTCTTCGCTTTTTGCAGAATATAAAATAGCAAAGGGATTTAAATTTAAAACTACCTGGTCAATTGATTATAATGATGTGAATGATAATCAGTTTTTCTCAGCACTTACGGTTGATGCGCAGGCGGTTGATGGCAAGCTTTTATTAGGTGAATCAAGAACGTTAACATGGTTAAATGAAAACCTGTTGACGTATCAAAATAGCTTCGGCAAAAATAACATCACCTTATTGGCGGGTTATTCACAGCAGCAAAGTAAGATCCAGTTGTCGCAAAGCGGAGGAGAGGGTTTCCCGCAAACAGGTGATGTTCAAAATATTAATAATGCGGCTACACCTTTAGTATTTATAGTGCCGTATCCATTGGTGTACGATGCGCTCCGGTCGTTTATTTCGCGTGCCAATTATGATTATGCCGGCAAATACCTGTTCTCATTTATTATGCGTGCCGATGGTTCATCAAAATTTGCTCCGGGTCACCAATGGGGATATTTCCCATCTGCTTCAGCAGGATGGAACCTATCCGACGAGAATTTTTTACAGGATAATAAAGTAGTTAACTCATTAAAACTACGTGTCAGCTACGGTTTATCAGGCGATCAGGATAATGTGCCCTCATACCAGGATTATGCTTACTGGGGTGCTGCAAAATATAATGGCGACGCGGGCTTTGTGCCTTATAACATCTTAGGCCCACAGCCGGTGACCTGGCAAACCAATAAAACCTTTAACATTGGTACTGATTTCGATTTGTTTAACCACTTTATAAATGGCTCAATCGAGTATTTTGTTTCTGATGAAACCAAACTGTTAAATCAACAACAGATACCGGGTACTACAGGCTTTCAATGGGCTTACGCAAACTCTGGGAAAATCCAGGATCAGGGCTTGGAAATACAGTTGAACACCAATAATATTAAGACCACTGATTTTACCTGGACAAGCTCCTTCAATATCTCGTTCCTGAAAAATACTATTAAATCATTGGCTGTTGATAATCAATACATCAGCGCTTATAACGATCAGTCGCCTACCAATATTTTAAAAGTTGGTCAGCCGGTTGGTACATTTTTGGGTGTGCGATTTGCTGGTGTTAACCCTGCTAATGGCGATGCGCTATATTATGCGGCAGATGGTACCAAGGAACGCGCCGACCAGGTAAATTTTACCCGTGATGCAACGGTAATTGGTAATGCAAGGCCGAAATTCTTCGGTGGTTTCAATAACTCATTTAAGTATAAAAAATTCGATATGCTTATTACCACGCAGTTTAGTTATGGTAATAAAGTGTTCAACCTTATTCGTACTACTTATGAAAGCTTAGGCTGGAGCAGCGCGTCAACACCATCAGGTGCTTATTTAGGAGGCGTTTATGCCAATAACGATACTCGGGTACTGAACGCATGGTCGCACCCGGGCCAGATAACTGACATTCCGCGGCCTTCATTTTTAACACAAAATTATTTTCCTAACTCAAGCGAGTTTCTGGAGGACGGTTCATTCCTGAAAATCAGGACGGTTAATATTGGCTACACCTTTAGCAAACCAAAATATTTCAGCAGCATAAGGATATACGCACAGGCCCAAAACTTGCTAACGGTGACAAAATATATAGGCTTTGATCCGGAAGTGAGTTCGACAGGTGGGGGTAATGCTGAAACTGCGGGTATTGACTATGCAGCCTATCCGCCGGCGCGCACTTTTAGTTTAGGTGTTGATGTTAAATTTTAA